The following proteins are co-located in the Candidatus Tumulicola sp. genome:
- a CDS encoding multicopper oxidase domain-containing protein: MKHVLSLLAAMTFCTLAFGATAHAASPLTGNGTFGRLDDIASSDGMASGGSRSGHTLHIALVARWGMWYPDGPRTMGLPIEAFGEAGRSLQIPGPLVHVPLGTRVVASIHNELAHDLTIRGLANGSAASQVIITVPRGATRHVAFTLDRAGMFYYYGSDFGEGLASRFASDAELSGAIVVDRPHAPPIDRVFLLSIYAPVIEPTVGPNFLYALETINGRSYPATERLSYERGQHVRWGIANVSGMTHPMHLHGFYFRVDRPQAYDEVTHAFHPGDAEEISWVADRAGTWMFHCHISDHIVGHAPIADMRAAKASPEFALAKDPEVAVANRFHRADMPMGGMVVAIQVRPRPGDRAPSDATAPRRMTLAVDARDESAPPYPGLTKDTLTLDDGAYHEQSSGNAGPPIVLTRGQPVAIAITNNTRESTSIHWHGIALQNSYFDGGSGMAMPMGQNAMSPAIGTKQTFVARFTPPDAGTFMYHAHMDDGWQLASGIYGTLIVLPPHQTFDPATDHVVMISESYERAGSPYVAFNGLLKPPALTVAAGVPQRLRIAVMTLSGENLVASLSDGSRVLQWTPIAKDGRDLPSALRQERVATQALTIGETRDFRFTPYGTGLLELKVYDLDNGSMLVGTQQIDVRR, translated from the coding sequence ATGAAACACGTTCTGTCGCTCCTCGCAGCAATGACGTTCTGTACGTTAGCATTCGGCGCTACGGCGCACGCCGCGTCACCGCTGACCGGAAATGGCACGTTCGGCCGGCTTGACGACATCGCGTCTAGCGACGGCATGGCTTCCGGCGGATCGCGTAGCGGGCACACGCTGCATATCGCACTCGTCGCGCGTTGGGGAATGTGGTACCCTGACGGGCCGCGCACGATGGGTTTGCCGATCGAAGCTTTCGGCGAGGCCGGTCGCTCGCTGCAGATCCCGGGGCCGCTCGTCCACGTTCCGCTTGGCACGCGTGTCGTTGCTTCGATTCATAACGAACTTGCACACGATCTCACCATCCGCGGGCTCGCGAACGGCTCCGCGGCGTCGCAGGTTATTATAACGGTGCCGCGCGGTGCAACGCGTCACGTTGCGTTCACGCTCGATCGCGCCGGAATGTTTTATTACTACGGATCCGATTTTGGTGAAGGTCTCGCATCGCGATTTGCCAGCGACGCCGAGTTGTCGGGAGCCATCGTCGTCGACCGTCCGCACGCGCCGCCCATCGATCGCGTCTTCCTGTTGAGTATCTACGCGCCGGTGATCGAGCCGACCGTCGGGCCCAACTTTCTCTACGCGCTCGAAACAATCAACGGGCGCTCGTACCCTGCGACCGAACGCTTGTCGTACGAACGCGGACAGCACGTGCGCTGGGGCATCGCCAACGTTAGCGGTATGACGCATCCGATGCATCTGCACGGGTTTTACTTTCGCGTCGACCGGCCGCAAGCGTACGATGAGGTCACGCATGCGTTTCATCCCGGCGATGCAGAGGAGATCTCTTGGGTCGCCGACCGCGCCGGAACCTGGATGTTCCACTGCCACATAAGCGATCATATCGTCGGACACGCGCCGATCGCCGACATGCGGGCCGCCAAAGCCAGTCCGGAGTTCGCGCTTGCCAAAGACCCCGAAGTGGCGGTCGCCAATCGGTTTCATCGCGCGGACATGCCGATGGGCGGCATGGTCGTCGCCATCCAGGTGCGCCCGCGTCCCGGCGATCGCGCCCCATCGGATGCGACGGCGCCGCGGCGAATGACGTTAGCGGTCGACGCGCGCGATGAAAGCGCGCCACCGTACCCCGGGCTCACGAAGGATACGCTGACTTTAGACGACGGCGCGTATCACGAGCAGTCCAGCGGGAACGCCGGTCCTCCCATCGTTCTCACGCGCGGACAACCGGTTGCGATCGCCATTACAAACAACACGCGCGAGTCGACCAGCATTCATTGGCATGGTATTGCCTTGCAAAACAGCTACTTCGATGGCGGCTCTGGGATGGCGATGCCGATGGGTCAAAATGCGATGTCCCCGGCGATCGGAACGAAGCAGACGTTCGTCGCGCGGTTCACGCCGCCCGACGCCGGAACGTTCATGTATCACGCGCACATGGACGACGGCTGGCAACTCGCAAGCGGCATTTATGGGACGCTGATTGTGCTGCCGCCGCATCAGACGTTCGATCCGGCCACCGATCACGTCGTTATGATCTCGGAGTCATACGAACGTGCCGGCAGTCCCTACGTTGCGTTCAACGGACTGTTAAAGCCCCCGGCGCTGACGGTTGCCGCCGGCGTACCGCAACGCTTGCGCATCGCGGTGATGACGCTCAGCGGCGAAAACCTCGTCGCGTCGCTCTCCGACGGATCGCGCGTTTTGCAATGGACGCCCATTGCCAAGGATGGACGCGATTTGCCGTCTGCGCTTCGACAAGAGCGCGTCGCAACGCAGGCGCTCACCATCGGCGAAACGCGCGACTTTCGCTTTACCCCGTATGGCACGGGCCTGCTGGAGTTGAAGGTGTACGATCTAGACAACGGCAGCATGCTCGTTGGAACGCAGCAGATCGACGTGCGGCGTTAG
- a CDS encoding DUF5694 domain-containing protein — MLPQLLARGGALLLTFAVCIAPRPSVSAENPPTARVMIVGVAHFVAKNDVHNSTFTDSPLSAGRQAQIREVVDRLARFKPNKVLVEETYGDPVWNQRYLEYRAGTFTLPANEVYQFGFRLAEACANTTIYPIDTFGPTLIDDSSADGKRIDAYLEANFKNVPSVPFDALLARQADLEQHGTYLELLRFLNTDEAITANASWYAVMAGNGRSAADAGAAYTAQWYTRNTYIYSNILSVVEPGDRVAVIMGQGHKFLLRQFVQLNPHLTYVDVEDYLR, encoded by the coding sequence ATGTTGCCGCAACTGTTAGCGCGCGGGGGCGCGCTTCTGCTCACGTTCGCGGTTTGCATCGCGCCAAGGCCGAGCGTCTCCGCGGAGAATCCCCCGACCGCGCGCGTCATGATCGTTGGGGTGGCCCACTTTGTGGCGAAAAACGACGTGCACAACTCGACGTTTACCGACAGCCCGCTCTCGGCCGGAAGGCAGGCGCAGATTCGCGAAGTGGTCGACCGTCTCGCGCGTTTCAAGCCGAATAAAGTGCTGGTCGAGGAAACCTACGGCGATCCCGTTTGGAATCAGCGGTACCTAGAGTACCGAGCTGGTACGTTCACGCTTCCGGCGAACGAGGTGTATCAATTTGGGTTCCGCCTAGCGGAGGCATGCGCGAATACGACCATTTATCCCATCGACACATTCGGCCCCACGCTGATCGACGATAGCAGCGCCGACGGGAAGCGCATCGACGCATATCTCGAGGCCAACTTCAAGAACGTTCCAAGTGTGCCGTTCGACGCGTTGCTCGCGCGCCAGGCGGACCTAGAGCAACACGGCACCTACCTCGAATTGCTGCGCTTCCTCAATACCGATGAAGCAATCACGGCAAACGCGTCATGGTATGCGGTAATGGCGGGTAACGGCAGATCGGCTGCCGATGCCGGAGCAGCGTATACTGCGCAGTGGTACACGCGCAACACATATATCTACTCGAATATCTTGAGCGTCGTAGAGCCCGGCGATCGCGTCGCAGTCATCATGGGCCAGGGGCACAAGTTTCTTCTGCGCCAGTTCGTGCAGCTCAACCCGCATCTCACGTACGTCGACGTGGAAGATTATCTGCGCTGA
- a CDS encoding helix-turn-helix domain-containing protein, whose protein sequence is MDHSEQALIGLGFSAYEARAYVALLGAGTANGYEIAKRSGVPRGNIYDVLDRLIDRKAVTRRPGPGRGLFVAVSPGHLGDVLQADLSAAISHATSLLTTIAEPVVAEPIWEIDGYDQLLAATRDAVSTAQSSIAIALYPNEAAAVGEQAEIAFRRGTSVVSVCMASCERPCGGCMGTIYRRNAAAAGDDTQRSLVVLSDDRWAIAGRIQGEHASAVRTAQPAIVDLARYFISASIATSKEIQS, encoded by the coding sequence ATGGATCATTCCGAACAGGCACTGATTGGACTAGGCTTTTCAGCGTACGAGGCACGGGCATACGTCGCACTGCTGGGAGCGGGCACGGCGAACGGCTACGAGATCGCTAAGCGCTCGGGGGTGCCGCGTGGCAATATCTACGACGTGCTCGATCGTCTGATCGATCGCAAGGCGGTTACGCGCCGACCCGGTCCCGGCCGCGGACTTTTCGTCGCCGTTTCGCCGGGCCACTTGGGCGACGTTTTGCAGGCCGACCTGAGCGCGGCGATATCGCATGCGACAAGCCTTCTTACCACGATCGCCGAGCCCGTCGTTGCAGAGCCGATTTGGGAAATCGACGGCTACGACCAACTACTGGCGGCAACGCGAGACGCGGTATCGACGGCGCAATCGAGCATCGCCATCGCGCTCTATCCTAACGAAGCCGCTGCGGTAGGCGAACAAGCCGAGATCGCGTTTCGGCGCGGGACGAGCGTGGTGAGCGTTTGCATGGCGTCGTGCGAACGGCCATGTGGCGGGTGCATGGGCACCATCTACCGGCGAAACGCGGCCGCTGCCGGCGACGACACGCAACGATCGCTAGTCGTTCTCAGCGACGACCGATGGGCGATCGCCGGCCGCATCCAGGGAGAACACGCATCTGCAGTTCGTACGGCACAGCCGGCGATCGTCGACCTCGCACGCTATTTCATTTCCGCAAGCATCGCAACTTCAAAGGAGATACAATCGTAA
- the uppS gene encoding polyprenyl diphosphate synthase — MDRSVTPRHIAIVMDGNRRWARERGLPIAYGYYRGVVALKRVVRAAKRKGVEVVTVFAFSDENWQRPRNEVDCLMQLCARAARGQLRALGKDGIRVRLCGRVDRLPAGTRDALQGLVDETSANRRLTLNVALDYGGRREISDAVRALVREVGAGLRDVESIDERAVGSRLYTAGLPDPDLIVRTGGEQRLSNFLLFQAAYAEFWATQTYWPDFDEAHLHAALDDFALRQRRYGT, encoded by the coding sequence ATGGACCGCAGCGTTACCCCACGTCACATCGCCATCGTCATGGACGGAAACCGCCGCTGGGCACGCGAGCGTGGACTGCCGATCGCATACGGTTATTACCGCGGAGTGGTTGCACTGAAGCGAGTAGTACGCGCCGCAAAACGCAAGGGCGTGGAAGTGGTTACCGTCTTCGCGTTTTCCGACGAGAACTGGCAGCGACCACGGAACGAAGTCGACTGCTTGATGCAGTTGTGCGCGCGTGCCGCCCGCGGCCAACTGCGGGCGCTCGGCAAGGACGGCATCCGGGTGCGGCTATGCGGACGCGTGGACCGGCTTCCGGCCGGAACGCGCGACGCGCTACAAGGGCTGGTCGATGAAACGTCCGCGAATCGCAGGTTGACCCTCAACGTCGCGCTGGATTACGGGGGACGGCGCGAGATTAGCGACGCGGTACGCGCGTTGGTTCGCGAGGTTGGCGCCGGGCTGCGCGACGTCGAATCGATCGACGAACGTGCCGTCGGCAGCCGCCTGTACACCGCCGGCCTGCCGGATCCGGATCTGATCGTGCGCACGGGCGGCGAGCAGCGCCTCTCCAACTTCTTATTATTTCAAGCTGCGTACGCCGAGTTTTGGGCGACGCAAACCTACTGGCCCGACTTCGACGAAGCACATCTGCACGCCGCGCTCGACGATTTCGCGTTACGCCAGCGGCGTTACGGCACCTAA
- a CDS encoding AAA family ATPase — MQRRAEAASGDGRFDFGSNVAIMLDVRLFGQPEVRYAGQPVKFAKRSTTLAMLAVLLLKRGHVVSRESLAFTLFPETDETAALGELRRYLYLANKALPECDTGPWIVTDADTVRWNDAAGASIDFIEFERLSGDAATYERAVDLYTGDLLESVYDDWALPERERLRSRYLNVLDRLVDRCRTERDYGSAIAYAKRILATDPWREDTLRILVSLRYESGDTAGALAEYDRFANQLRDELAISPMPETVAVRRSILRSEAVPGVPSPASVAAADSSPARVATVLPFVGRTREMASLTAAWGRAARGSGGMVLLGGEAGAGKSRLAAELARIAQGEGGRAFAGSTSAPESSPYQSIVGALRSGLPLLQARPLSGERRAVLMPLLPELADDAPAKVSFYETSPDRATTRVQEALSHAVATLATPRPLLLILEDLHWAGPATVEALGSIFRDIARRPVLIVATYRVEETPPQHPLRMLRRSLESHPNLTEIELDPLDETNVGELIERVEGLRERDAGLTRQLFMQSEGNALFLDEAIRAIAESRDPLDVSTSVSDVIASRVERLGQDGRTVAEIAAVAGSGCTLSLIREVSNLSTTSIARGLDELLDRRILREAGARSGSDYVFSHHLIADAVYSEIDPAFRAQRHLRIAHCLEAAQGSRGSASPQEIARHYERCGERSTAAQWYLTAAQSARDVHAHGDVITLASRSLENAETPEQRRSALYARESAHGRRGDREGQRADIELLETIEGNERPDAAFEVTLRRILLARSLGDSDEETAYLERLRALAEELDDDARAQASTQAATHASNASNAADAKRFALDALAKYERSGNVRGQLECLHLLVESTSNTGDLESSERYLALIQQRAGAVEDLAFEAHSLAVAAVAALLRQQYRGCFSLTQRSLELYVRANDREGQATARGRLAVTAAWLGDYTFALHEFDATLAMYEALGHKRGIALTHTNRVLLLLRIGSFAEALRSIDRSNELFEAVREKRTLVANRVNASFVHGQLGHLDVAKELAISALTLSRELGYPVFEAAALSTLGNAERRLGDFDAAIEHLEAGLAIRRPVQEPHDFVDDLTDLALAYVEAERPERALEVARELARIGAVSFDGALWPHYSWWAAAQGFRVAGAARDADAASARARSSLTSFAARIEDESLRTAFLELPANRAIADDA, encoded by the coding sequence TTGCAACGACGGGCCGAAGCCGCTTCCGGCGACGGAAGATTCGACTTCGGCTCGAACGTGGCGATCATGCTCGACGTGCGCCTGTTCGGGCAACCCGAGGTTCGCTACGCGGGCCAGCCTGTTAAATTTGCAAAGCGCTCGACGACGCTAGCGATGCTGGCCGTGCTGCTGCTCAAACGCGGCCACGTCGTATCGCGCGAATCGCTCGCTTTCACGCTGTTCCCCGAAACCGACGAAACTGCCGCCTTGGGTGAACTGCGGCGCTATCTGTATCTTGCGAACAAAGCGCTCCCGGAATGCGATACCGGTCCGTGGATCGTAACGGACGCGGACACCGTACGTTGGAACGACGCGGCCGGCGCCTCCATCGACTTCATCGAGTTCGAACGGTTGAGCGGCGACGCCGCCACCTACGAGCGAGCCGTGGATTTGTATACCGGCGATTTACTCGAAAGCGTCTATGACGACTGGGCGTTGCCCGAGCGCGAGCGGTTGCGTTCGCGGTATTTGAACGTACTCGACCGGCTGGTGGATCGATGCCGTACCGAGCGCGACTACGGTTCGGCTATTGCGTATGCGAAGCGCATCCTCGCAACCGACCCCTGGCGCGAAGATACGCTGCGCATTCTGGTTTCGCTGCGCTACGAATCGGGCGACACCGCCGGAGCGCTAGCCGAATACGATCGCTTCGCCAACCAACTGCGCGACGAGCTGGCAATATCGCCGATGCCCGAGACCGTGGCCGTGCGCCGTTCGATTCTTCGCAGCGAAGCCGTACCCGGAGTTCCGTCGCCCGCATCCGTTGCCGCCGCGGATTCGTCGCCCGCGCGCGTTGCAACCGTGCTGCCATTCGTTGGGCGAACGCGCGAGATGGCCAGTCTGACGGCTGCGTGGGGTCGCGCGGCGCGCGGTAGCGGCGGCATGGTTCTTTTGGGCGGCGAAGCCGGCGCCGGCAAGTCGCGACTGGCGGCAGAACTGGCGCGCATCGCGCAAGGCGAGGGTGGTCGCGCGTTCGCAGGCAGCACCTCGGCTCCCGAATCGTCACCCTATCAGTCGATCGTCGGAGCGTTGCGTTCGGGACTACCACTGCTGCAGGCAAGGCCGCTGAGTGGCGAGCGTCGCGCCGTTTTAATGCCGCTCTTGCCGGAACTGGCCGACGACGCGCCGGCAAAAGTATCGTTTTATGAAACGTCGCCCGACCGCGCGACCACGCGCGTCCAAGAAGCGCTCTCACACGCCGTCGCGACGCTCGCGACGCCGCGTCCACTCTTGTTAATTCTCGAGGACCTACACTGGGCGGGTCCGGCGACGGTCGAAGCCCTCGGCTCGATTTTTCGCGACATCGCGCGCCGCCCGGTGCTGATCGTCGCGACCTATCGCGTTGAAGAAACACCGCCGCAACATCCGCTACGAATGCTCCGCCGGTCGCTCGAGTCGCATCCGAACCTTACCGAAATCGAGCTCGATCCGCTCGACGAGACCAACGTAGGCGAGTTAATCGAGCGAGTCGAGGGACTGCGCGAACGCGACGCCGGCCTGACGCGGCAGCTATTCATGCAAAGCGAAGGCAACGCACTCTTCTTGGACGAGGCGATTCGCGCCATTGCCGAATCGCGCGATCCACTCGACGTATCGACGAGCGTTTCGGACGTCATCGCATCGCGGGTCGAACGGCTCGGGCAAGACGGGCGGACCGTCGCGGAGATTGCAGCGGTGGCCGGCTCTGGCTGCACGCTTTCGCTGATTCGCGAAGTATCGAACCTTTCGACGACGTCGATCGCGCGCGGTCTGGACGAACTATTGGACCGGCGCATTCTTCGTGAAGCCGGCGCGCGGTCGGGTTCGGACTACGTTTTTAGCCATCATTTGATTGCGGACGCGGTGTATTCGGAGATCGATCCGGCATTTCGCGCGCAACGGCACTTGCGGATTGCCCATTGCCTGGAAGCCGCGCAGGGCTCGCGCGGTTCGGCCTCCCCGCAAGAGATCGCCCGGCATTACGAACGATGCGGTGAGCGCTCGACGGCCGCGCAATGGTATCTGACGGCCGCGCAATCCGCGCGCGACGTCCACGCACACGGCGACGTGATCACCCTGGCGAGCCGTTCGCTAGAAAATGCCGAAACGCCGGAACAGCGCCGCTCGGCGCTCTATGCGCGGGAAAGCGCGCACGGCCGGCGCGGCGACCGTGAGGGACAGCGCGCGGACATCGAGCTGCTCGAAACCATTGAAGGCAACGAACGCCCGGACGCGGCATTCGAGGTAACGCTACGACGCATTCTTCTAGCGCGCTCGCTCGGCGATTCGGATGAAGAAACGGCATACCTCGAACGCCTGCGTGCGCTGGCGGAGGAGCTCGATGACGACGCCCGAGCGCAAGCGTCGACGCAGGCCGCCACGCATGCATCAAACGCCAGCAATGCAGCGGACGCGAAGCGGTTCGCGCTCGACGCGCTCGCCAAATACGAGCGCTCCGGAAATGTTCGAGGCCAACTGGAATGCCTGCATCTTCTGGTCGAGTCGACGTCGAACACCGGGGACCTCGAGTCATCGGAACGCTATCTTGCGCTGATTCAACAGCGCGCAGGTGCGGTCGAGGATCTCGCCTTCGAAGCGCATTCCCTCGCCGTCGCCGCGGTGGCGGCGCTCTTACGGCAGCAGTACCGAGGGTGTTTTTCGCTGACGCAACGATCGCTCGAACTGTACGTGCGGGCAAACGATCGCGAAGGCCAGGCCACCGCGCGAGGACGCCTCGCCGTCACGGCGGCGTGGCTGGGCGACTACACCTTCGCGCTGCACGAATTCGATGCGACGCTTGCAATGTATGAGGCATTGGGCCACAAACGCGGGATCGCGCTAACCCATACGAATCGCGTGCTGCTTCTGCTGCGCATCGGTTCGTTCGCCGAGGCACTGCGGTCCATCGACCGCTCCAACGAGCTGTTCGAAGCCGTTCGGGAAAAGCGGACGTTGGTCGCGAATCGCGTGAACGCGAGTTTCGTGCACGGGCAACTCGGACATTTGGATGTAGCCAAAGAACTTGCGATATCGGCGCTAACGCTTTCGCGCGAACTTGGTTATCCGGTCTTCGAGGCCGCCGCGTTGTCGACGCTCGGCAACGCCGAGCGGCGGCTCGGCGACTTCGACGCCGCGATCGAGCATCTCGAAGCCGGCCTCGCGATTCGGCGACCGGTACAAGAGCCACACGATTTCGTCGACGATCTGACGGATCTCGCGTTGGCCTATGTCGAGGCAGAACGACCGGAGCGCGCGCTGGAGGTGGCACGCGAACTAGCGCGCATCGGGGCCGTCTCGTTTGACGGGGCGCTGTGGCCGCATTACTCATGGTGGGCGGCCGCGCAAGGGTTCAGAGTCGCCGGCGCGGCTCGCGACGCGGACGCAGCGTCGGCCCGGGCGCGATCGTCGCTTACCAGTTTCGCGGCCCGAATTGAGGACGAATCACTGCGAACCGCGTTTCTCGAATTACCAGCAAATCGAGCGATTGCCGACGATGCCTGA
- a CDS encoding transcriptional regulator, translating to MPDEQEAPFSYPGLERIFHERGRLSICTCLIAHPEGLTFTDLQDACDLTDGNLNRHLHALAEVEILKVEKKRGNGRPTTVYHITPRGRKRFLAYIDELESVVRDVQERTPQRAGRNLATT from the coding sequence ATGCCTGACGAACAAGAGGCGCCCTTCTCCTATCCCGGCTTGGAGCGGATCTTTCACGAGCGCGGGCGCTTGTCGATTTGTACGTGCTTGATCGCGCATCCCGAGGGCCTGACGTTTACCGACTTACAAGACGCCTGCGACCTAACCGACGGCAACCTAAACCGGCACTTACACGCGTTGGCCGAAGTCGAGATTTTGAAGGTCGAAAAGAAACGTGGCAACGGGCGGCCGACGACGGTCTATCACATTACGCCGCGCGGCCGCAAACGCTTTCTGGCATACATCGACGAACTCGAATCGGTCGTTCGCGATGTGCAAGAGCGCACGCCGCAGCGCGCTGGCCGCAACCTCGCCACGACGTAG
- a CDS encoding alkaline phosphatase family protein, translating into MTSLRIRLLSAVATLGMLSACNGAATSTVPSAAQLSTRTVGPGQSASGGKIKHVILMIQENRSFNDFFATFPGATGATSGYYLKKTGNKYVKTAVALTEGGLPAPDINHDSHAYNVACDGREYVYPKTSCDMDGFNLEGILGNNPAGLAPYQYASPASIAPYWTMAKTYGLADMLFQTQGSGSFTAHQDFVHGDTVYPNTACGGTGPNCTLIDFPTDGENWGCAAPPATTTQLLTFEGKYLVNAGPFPCLTYPNKTMPDLLDAAGVSWKYYTPPYKNHTNGALWNAMATLSPIYNGPDWKSDVSIPQSNILKDIAGGTLPSMSWVIPTEADSDHPHGPKAQYDGPEWIASVVNAVGKSSYWDSTAIIVTWDDWGGFFDPVEPAHFDNQGGLGFRVPMLVISPYVKKGTLSHTQYEFASILRFVEDNFALGQMGTPSNPDRDASVTSIADMFKFTIRPRTFVEIPSSLNEAHFLHEPVTYAPVDRE; encoded by the coding sequence ATGACGTCTTTGAGAATTCGGCTGCTTTCCGCGGTCGCGACGCTCGGCATGTTGTCGGCATGCAACGGCGCTGCGACGTCGACTGTTCCGTCCGCGGCGCAACTGTCGACGCGCACGGTCGGTCCCGGTCAAAGCGCGAGCGGCGGAAAAATTAAGCACGTCATTCTCATGATTCAAGAGAATCGTTCGTTTAACGATTTCTTCGCAACGTTTCCCGGCGCTACGGGTGCGACGAGCGGCTATTACTTAAAGAAGACGGGCAACAAATATGTAAAGACCGCGGTGGCGCTCACCGAAGGTGGGCTGCCCGCGCCCGACATCAATCACGATTCTCACGCATACAACGTGGCGTGCGACGGCAGAGAATACGTGTATCCGAAGACGTCGTGCGACATGGATGGCTTCAACCTCGAAGGTATCCTCGGCAACAATCCGGCCGGATTGGCACCCTATCAATATGCGAGTCCGGCGTCGATTGCGCCCTATTGGACGATGGCCAAGACCTACGGTTTGGCCGACATGCTGTTCCAAACGCAAGGCAGCGGCAGTTTCACCGCTCATCAAGACTTCGTGCACGGCGACACGGTCTATCCCAACACGGCGTGCGGCGGAACCGGACCGAACTGTACGTTGATCGACTTTCCGACCGACGGGGAGAACTGGGGATGCGCCGCACCGCCTGCGACCACCACGCAACTGTTAACATTTGAGGGCAAGTACCTCGTTAATGCGGGCCCGTTCCCGTGCTTAACCTATCCCAACAAAACGATGCCCGATCTGCTCGATGCCGCCGGCGTCAGCTGGAAATACTACACGCCGCCATACAAGAACCATACCAACGGTGCGCTGTGGAACGCGATGGCAACGCTGTCGCCGATCTATAACGGACCCGACTGGAAGAGCGACGTTTCGATCCCGCAAAGCAATATTCTCAAAGACATCGCCGGCGGAACGCTGCCGTCGATGAGCTGGGTGATCCCGACCGAAGCGGACTCCGATCATCCCCACGGACCGAAAGCGCAATACGACGGACCGGAGTGGATCGCGTCGGTCGTCAACGCCGTGGGCAAGAGCAGCTACTGGGATTCGACCGCGATTATCGTTACCTGGGACGACTGGGGCGGCTTTTTCGATCCGGTCGAGCCGGCACACTTCGATAACCAAGGCGGCCTCGGCTTCCGCGTGCCGATGCTCGTGATTTCACCCTATGTCAAAAAGGGCACGCTATCGCATACCCAGTACGAGTTCGCCAGCATCCTCCGATTCGTCGAAGACAACTTCGCGTTGGGCCAAATGGGAACGCCGAGCAATCCCGATCGCGACGCCAGCGTCACCTCGATCGCCGATATGTTCAAGTTCACGATTCGTCCGCGTACGTTCGTCGAGATTCCGTCGAGCCTCAACGAGGCACATTTCTTGCACGAACCGGTTACGTATGCGCCGGTGGACCGGGAGTAG
- a CDS encoding serine hydrolase domain-containing protein, whose amino-acid sequence MRAITVAMLLALAGSAVPAMPANAALTGTPSPADAAVRRRIDAVVQSVRATYGGKTPVPGVLIGVWDGNGASYQRGYGYADVTTKRPMSIADHFRIGSNTKTFVVAIILQLVDQGKLGLDDTVSHFDLGLNVPNGDKITVRQLCDMRSGLVEAYDDPRLQQGSLERGATFSPRQTIAWALRQKPYFAPGAGYHYSNTNYLLLGIIIEKLTHDTVGDQIRTRLLEPYGLANTSYPDTEGMPEPWAHGYGLTKSRTWKDISGTIPVELMGAAGRMISNMADMRRWIQMYATGKISKAATYKALKSCVYTGDGNLYFGLALVCSAGWYGYTGGLPGYNTAEYYFPAKGVTIVAWVGAQADTPPPGVASALVRGIAKIMTPDNIPFVMGGSGRSGL is encoded by the coding sequence ATGCGTGCGATAACTGTTGCGATGCTGCTAGCGCTAGCGGGAAGCGCAGTTCCGGCAATGCCCGCGAACGCCGCGCTAACTGGTACGCCATCGCCTGCGGACGCCGCCGTGCGGCGCCGAATCGATGCCGTCGTACAGAGCGTGCGTGCGACCTACGGCGGGAAAACGCCGGTACCAGGCGTGCTGATCGGCGTGTGGGACGGGAATGGTGCGTCGTATCAACGCGGCTACGGATACGCAGACGTTACGACTAAACGCCCGATGTCGATAGCGGACCACTTCCGGATCGGCAGTAACACGAAGACGTTCGTCGTCGCCATCATTCTGCAACTCGTGGACCAGGGCAAGCTCGGCCTCGACGACACCGTGTCGCACTTCGATCTGGGTCTCAACGTTCCGAACGGCGACAAGATCACGGTTCGTCAGTTATGCGACATGCGCAGCGGCTTGGTGGAAGCGTACGACGACCCGCGACTCCAGCAAGGGTCGCTCGAACGGGGCGCGACATTTTCGCCGCGTCAAACAATTGCGTGGGCGTTGCGCCAGAAACCGTACTTTGCGCCCGGCGCCGGCTATCACTACAGCAATACCAATTATTTACTGCTCGGGATTATTATAGAAAAGCTGACCCACGACACGGTCGGCGACCAGATCCGCACGCGCCTTCTCGAGCCATACGGCCTCGCCAATACGTCGTATCCGGATACCGAAGGCATGCCCGAACCCTGGGCGCACGGGTACGGATTGACGAAAAGCCGCACGTGGAAAGACATCAGCGGAACGATTCCAGTCGAGCTGATGGGTGCGGCCGGGCGGATGATTTCAAACATGGCCGATATGAGACGTTGGATTCAGATGTACGCGACGGGTAAAATCAGCAAGGCGGCAACGTACAAGGCGCTCAAGTCGTGCGTCTACACCGGCGATGGTAATCTGTATTTCGGGTTGGCGTTGGTCTGCAGCGCGGGCTGGTATGGTTACACCGGCGGCCTTCCGGGATATAACACGGCCGAATATTACTTTCCAGCGAAAGGCGTGACGATCGTTGCGTGGGTCGGCGCGCAAGCTGATACGCCGCCGCCGGGCGTCGCCAGCGCGTTAGTCAGGGGCATAGCCAAAATCATGACGCCAGATAACATCCCGTTCGTTATGGGCGGCAGCGGCCGTTCCGGTCTATAG